A stretch of the Bacillus sp. B-jedd genome encodes the following:
- a CDS encoding helix-turn-helix domain-containing protein, which produces MEVIIKIKIKELIHKRNISLRELSRLSDIRHSALSELANSKRQNINLGHIKRIAESLNIEDIREIIDIEKK; this is translated from the coding sequence ATGGAAGTAATAATAAAAATTAAAATTAAGGAATTGATCCACAAAAGAAACATTTCCTTAAGGGAATTATCAAGATTATCTGATATCAGGCATTCTGCACTGAGTGAACTTGCGAATAGTAAAAGGCAAAATATTAATTTGGGTCATATAAAAAGGATAGCCGAATCTCTAAATATTGAGGATATTAGGGAAATTATTGACATAGAAAAGAAATAG
- a CDS encoding nucleoside triphosphate pyrophosphohydrolase gives MPIHNKLVRDRIPEVIEKTGKKFTTRIMDKDEYIVELRKKAFEELEEYMNTKNDADAVEELADLLEIIHAMADIHNVSIAEIEAVRRKKAEKRGGFKERIFLIEVEDE, from the coding sequence ATGCCAATACATAACAAACTAGTCAGAGACCGTATCCCTGAAGTCATCGAGAAAACCGGGAAGAAGTTCACAACTAGGATAATGGATAAAGATGAGTACATAGTAGAATTGCGGAAAAAGGCGTTTGAAGAGTTGGAAGAATATATGAATACAAAAAACGATGCTGATGCAGTAGAGGAGCTTGCGGATCTCCTTGAGATTATTCATGCCATGGCAGACATCCACAATGTTTCTATTGCAGAGATTGAGGCTGTAAGAAGGAAAAAGGCTGAAAAACGCGGCGGCTTTAAGGAGAGGATTTTTCTTATCGAGGTTGAGGATGAGTAA